Proteins from one Ornithobacterium rhinotracheale genomic window:
- a CDS encoding chorismate-binding protein, translating into MSFILYKNPEDERLFYAELKATDTEKNGRNFIFHSFDNQTEWIFEISDQKNISKNEILSLKVDLQSENQPNYILSQSEYLDLCQNFIAELKAKNYEKLILSRVKKTPALSPTETFLHLTQKYPKAFVYLFQHEGTTWLGATPEQLVKIENNKLQTIALAGTKANAENRDWTEKEREEHQFVVDYIASALRDFKPEIGKTFTIELQNISHLKTNISATLPKNFNTRQITEQLHPTPAVCGLPKAKSMAFILQNEPHERRFYAGFLGFKNANSADFYVNLRCAELFKDYTLRYVGGGLTAKSDAQSEWQETELKSLAIGE; encoded by the coding sequence ATGAGTTTTATTCTGTATAAAAATCCTGAAGACGAGAGGCTTTTTTATGCTGAATTAAAAGCCACAGACACCGAGAAAAATGGTCGAAATTTCATTTTTCATTCGTTTGATAACCAAACAGAATGGATTTTTGAAATATCAGACCAAAAAAATATATCCAAAAACGAAATTTTAAGTTTAAAGGTTGATTTACAGTCAGAAAATCAGCCGAATTATATTTTATCTCAATCGGAATATTTGGATTTATGTCAAAATTTCATCGCTGAATTAAAGGCAAAAAACTACGAAAAATTGATTTTGAGCCGTGTCAAAAAAACGCCTGCACTCTCTCCTACCGAGACTTTTCTCCACCTTACACAAAAATACCCAAAAGCATTTGTCTATCTCTTTCAGCACGAGGGCACCACTTGGCTTGGCGCAACGCCTGAACAATTGGTGAAAATTGAAAACAACAAGCTCCAAACTATTGCCTTGGCGGGTACCAAAGCCAATGCAGAAAATCGTGATTGGACAGAAAAAGAGCGAGAAGAACATCAATTTGTGGTGGATTACATCGCTTCGGCACTTCGTGATTTTAAGCCCGAAATTGGAAAAACTTTCACGATAGAGTTGCAAAATATTTCGCATTTAAAAACAAATATTTCAGCGACTTTGCCCAAAAATTTCAACACGAGACAAATCACTGAACAACTGCATCCTACGCCCGCCGTTTGTGGTTTACCCAAAGCCAAGTCCATGGCGTTTATTTTACAAAACGAACCGCACGAGCGCAGATTCTACGCAGGATTTTTAGGTTTTAAAAATGCAAATTCAGCTGATTTTTATGTCAATCTTCGCTGCGCCGAATTGTTTAAAGATTATACTTTGCGCTATGTCGGGGGCGGACTCACTGCCAAAAGCGATGCCCAAAGCGAATGGCAAGAAACCGAACTTAAAAGTTTAGCGATTGGGGAATAA
- a CDS encoding PaaI family thioesterase — protein sequence MKTDDFLAKLNETNHNTVMETLGIQYIRFTGDTLTAEMEVTPKTHQPMGLLHGGVNAVLAETVGSYLSILQFKKEDKKSAVGINIQVNHMRAVRSGKVFATARFLRKGSSLHFMEIIIKNETGHITAQATMTNKIIDVK from the coding sequence ATGAAGACTGATGATTTTTTGGCTAAACTAAACGAAACCAATCACAATACCGTGATGGAAACGCTTGGTATTCAATACATTAGATTTACGGGCGACACACTCACCGCCGAGATGGAAGTAACGCCCAAAACACACCAGCCTATGGGGCTTTTGCACGGTGGGGTGAATGCCGTACTTGCCGAAACGGTGGGTAGCTATCTTTCGATTTTACAATTTAAAAAAGAAGATAAAAAATCTGCTGTGGGCATCAACATTCAAGTCAATCACATGCGTGCCGTGCGCAGCGGAAAAGTCTTTGCCACTGCCCGATTTTTGCGCAAAGGCAGTAGCCTGCATTTTATGGAAATCATCATCAAAAACGAAACGGGGCACATCACAGCACAAGCCACGATGACCAACAAAATTATTGATGTAAAATGA